The sequence ActcttatcatcatcatcactgtcgTCATCATTATGATAATTACTCTTACTCTTCCTACTaccccctccttctctcactATGACTACTGCTCTGTAATATCTGTTTATTTGTATCTACAAGAGAAGTCGCAGGATATACCACTGATGACAGCACTACTAGGCCAGAACAGTCTCTACATTAGATTATAGGAGGCTTCCCTCTCTACAGGAGTCCCGTATATTTCTAAGTAACAAAGAATAAAGACTTGAACTTTTTCTGTAACTTCCCCAAATGCTATCATACTGCACTAAGCCCCTAAAATGAGAAATGTCTGAGCACAACATGCAAGAAGAGGTTTCTAGGCTACCACTGCCAAGGCAGTAGTGCAAGTTAAGCAGAATTAGCTACTCCCTGGCAGGGATGGCTGTTGAAAGACAGGACAGAATGTGAAGCATTTACAAAGCTCACTTTACTCGTTGGTGAAGAAGATAGAGAACATTCCGAAGACTTCCCAATGTTCTGTTTTCTGGGTTTAGTCTGTGGTGTCCAaactggggaagaagaaaaaaagatcaatttCTACTTGCAGAGGAAATTATGTTTGAGTAAGGTCTTATAgtatacagtaataaaaatatccaATTACTATGTAGATTTCATGAATCTTctctttttcaataaaataagtgaaaataagaaatatttttcaatgaatcAAGCATGAGAATTTTCACTTTATAGAGAATTATGGGAAAATTCtacctcaaaagaaaacaaacatgccCACAATGAAGATTTAGATACTGATGGTATGGTTTGCCCTCCAGTCCTTTAAAAGTTCTGATAACCACAAATCAGAACCTCTTCAGTCTAAGCTCTTCACATTACATGTTTACACTGTAAAAgtatcaaaatacatttatttagatGCTGAATTCCTTGTATTAggtatcaatttaaaaatagcacatCAGTAGAAATACTTCTAACAGAAGGTAATAAATTTTTGAACTGAAATACTTTCACTATCACCCGCATTTTATCTACCataaatactttgaatttttttctctaaaactgaTTGTGAATCTGTCcatgtcttctctctcctctcctctgctacCACCTCAGTGTAGGCCACCATCACCTCTTACCTGTACTATGGAAATGGCCTCCTGATTGCCCTCCCACCCTTATCTCTTAACCCTATGACCAATTCACCACAGAAGAACCAGAGGAATCTTCTCGAATTGTAAATCACATCACACCACTCCCTAGCTAAAAGGCCTTCAAAAGCTTCCCACTCAGGTGAGAATAAAATCTAGAATCCTCACTTATAGGCTTCCCTGCTACTTTCCTAATCTCATCCGGAGCCCACTCTCCAGCCGCAGTAGCCTGTTTTCATTTCCCAATATTCACCAAGCTCTTAGCACAACATGTTCCCTCTACCTAGAATGCTCTTTGATACCTGGATCCTTAGGTTCTTTTAAGTCTTGATTTTTATACATGCCTCCTCAGAGGAGCCCAGTCATCTTCAATCATCCCATCTAAGAACATCTGCACCATGCCCCCCTCCACTAAATCTCAGAATGCAGTTCACTTCCTAGATAGCTCTTTTCTCAATTTATAACAACCTATTTATTCTGCTTATTTATTGGTTCATTCTTTCCTCTGTTacctccaggagggcagggattaGGATTTTTATTCACCATGTGTAGCCAGCTCCTCACACAGAGTGGGcattaaataattgaatgaaaaaaacagaaatttgaaagCTCTTCAGAAAAACTAAATCATTAATTCCTCCTGAATGAACTAAAGGAATCAACTTCTGATTTTGTAAAGATTAACCTAACCAAATCACCTTTCATGAGAAGGAAACAAACTTATACTTTCCCAAGGTTGTTAAAGAAATTTGCCCCACATTTGGGTTTTCTGAGACACTCTGTTAACtggaaattacaaatataatCTTTGTTCCAAACCAAACAGGAAACCAAGTGACAGCCAGCCTAGTGGGCAATatatcaaacaaatgaaaaaatgcataAGGAATGCTCCAGCCTACCAACTGACTACTTTATTGCTTTGTTAACACTGTTTTAAACagagaaatcatatattttattttattttatttttttaatttattattatttttttaacgtttatttatttttgagacagagagagacagagcatgaacgggggagggtcagagagagggagacacagaatctgaaacaggttccaggctccaagctgtcagcacagagcccgatgcggggctcgaactcatggaccgcgagatcatgacctgagccgaagtcggccgcccaaccgactgagccacccaggcacccctatattttatttatttaaaaaatttttttaaatgtttatttattcttgagagacagacagacagacagacagacagagcatgagtggggaaggggcagagagagagggagacacagaatccgaagtaggctccaggctctgagctgtcagcacagagcccaaagcagggctcgaaccacaaaccgcgagattgtgacctgggcgaaagtcggatgcttaactgagccacctaggcaccctgagaCACGACATATTTTAGAACGTTGTTTGATTAGATGCAGGGAGAACCCCAGCACTCACCCTCAGAATTGACTGTACCGTCTGCATGGGATAAGTGACTGTGGTAGCAATCGCTTTGGATATTGCACCAATGATGAACACATCcaaagaagaaagctggaaagcgaaaaaagaacaaaccacaTCAATGCAAATAAGACAATGTCTGAGATTATTTGCTGCTTTCACAATCAGGGATTACCTTCATTCGTTTCTTTAGAAGTTGCCGTTTTAAACCTTCATAGAACATGAACTGGATGGCAGGATTGAAGACCAACAGCAAGGAAGGAAATGTGCCATTCCATAAAGCCAAGATTCCTTCGTCTCGAATGATCTGGTGAAAAGCGTCTAGGCAAGAAATCAAGGACTTTTGAGGACAATCCCCTAACTGGACAACACAATGTGAATTTTGTTCAAATGTACCCAGAACACAAATCATACTGGTTCTATTAAAATTTCCTTCTTGCAATGATATTCTGGGGGCAACCTCATCAGTTAACTACTTTTTGATAATCATTGGACACTGACAGTCACCAGATTATTGAGACACCAACTTAAATCATAGATAACTCTTCCTGACAATCTGGCATTACAAAGTCAAGttttctgggaatgcaagctggtgcagccactctggaaaacagtatgggagttcctcaaaaaactaaaaacagaactaccctacgacccagcaattgcactattagtcCTTTATCtacgggatataggtgtgctgtttcgaagggacacatgcaccatgtttatggcagcacaatcaacaatagccagagtatggaaagagcccacatgtccatcgatggacgaatggataaagaagatgtggtatatatatatatatatatacaatggagtattaccgggcaatcaaaaagaatgacatcttgccacttgcaactatgtggatggaactagagggtattatgctgaacgaaattagtcagagaaagacaaacatcatatgatttcactcatatgaggactttaagacacagaacagatgaacataagggaagggaagcaaaaataatataaaaactgggagggggacaaaacagaagagatttataaatatggagaacaaaccgagggttacgggaggtgttgtgggaggggggatgggctaaatgggcaaggggcactaaggaatctactcctgaaatcattgttgcactacatgctaactaatttggatgtaaattaaaaaatagtaaaaaataaaattaaaataaatgcataaattaaaaaaaaaagaaagaaagaaagaaagaaagtcaggtTTTCCTAAGTAAtaaccacctccaccaccaccaccaccactgggAACTCTATATGACAGAGAATTGTGAACTGATACCCTATGTGTTTCATAGCAAAGTCCAGGACAACAAGAGATAGCTCCCTGGGTCCATTATATAGGATCTGACTAATAAGGAAACTACTGTTCTCATTACAAAGATGGAAACATGGGAAAGGAGAACCAGGTTATGTAGTACTATTAAGCTCAAAGTCATCAGATATTAATAAGATAGTTTTATCCAAAGACaacactaaaaaacaacaacaacaataaaaaccacaacagtgtagattattttttagaaatatttacccCTTTCCACCAATAGTCCATGTAACAACAGTATACTTCTCTAGCCCCTGACTTTGGGTTTGGCCATGAGATGTGCTTTGGCCAAAAGGACGTTAGCAAACAAGTTGTGAACAGGGGCTGGAAATATCCTTGTACGACTGGACGTGTCCTCCTGTGCTTCTGCCATCACCAAGAGAAGAATATGTGCAGGCTGGCCCCAGCCTCAACGAGTCAAATTCTTGTCAATCCACAGACACATGAGCTAAACAAATGCTCACTGTTAGATATCAAGATTTGAGGCTCTCGGATAGGCAGCATTATGGAGGCAATAAATTCCACATAGAGAAAAGAAACTCCTTAAATAGGAACTTACCCAAGAAACACTTACCAATAATACCTTTGTAGTTGGTTGGTACAATGTCTTCATTCCTAAATTTTGCCCCTTGCAGCTTCAGTCTGGTGTTTACCACCCAGAGTGGAGTTGTTAGCAACACATTCACCACACCTTCCAAAAGAGGAGACAAAGGGAAAGCAAAATGTAACCTTTCAAGCTTTGCTGTCTTACCTTACATCTATGTACCAATGTTTCATTTCTACTTCTGCCACTGACCTACTAGGAGACCTGAGGTAAGGCGTGTCTCTGTGACAGGGTACAACACAAGCCACTACTGTTAGAAGCAATTCAGAAGCCTTGCAGATAGCAAACTGGCTGGCAGCAACACTTTCCACGTGAAAAGAGCAAGTTTCCTCACTTGTATAACAGGACGTGATCTATTTGCCAATTTGTAGAGCATCCAAAGCAGCAATTTTGATCTAGccttatgtacatttttaaaataacagaaggCTTATTGATCACATGCTAAGTCCATGACAATATCTGATAAAACACACAACTTACAACTCTCACGTAAGTAGCTTACATGGTTTTAAGTGAGTATGGATTTGGAACAATGGGTGACAGGTGGGAGAAAGTGGTGACATTTGAAAGAGCTTCACCAGGGACTAGATAGAGGCTCACAGAAGAGTTCCTCATCACTTAGGGAATTAGGATAGGCAGGCAGCAAGCAGTAGTTATGAACCACCACAAAACACCTGAAACAGCTCCGCAAGCATCGCGATCCTTACAAGCTTAAGGATGGGGGTCTTGGCCCCCCAAAGTTGCCTCAGAGTGGAACAATACAATGAGCCAGGTGcttcttttttgaaaacacaTGATCCCAAGTTAACAccatcttgaaattttaaaatattcctcatCAGTCctggaatgatttaaaaaaaataccagataGAGTTGTAAcaaagtgcctgacacatagtagatactttataaatatttgttaaataaatgttgaacaaatgaaCCAATGAACAAATTCAGCAACCACACATAAAGCTGTCTGGCTCTAGCCATGCTCTGAGGAACCAAGAGGcaaaatcctaaggaagagaaatcTACTTTTACTAAAGTCATTTAAATACAACAGGAGAAAGAATGTTTTGATTTAAGGAATCTCAAAACACACTATTCAGAAAACACAGTCTAACTAAAGACAAGCTTGAGGAAACAGCCAAGAGATTCAAGTCCAATTTTTTCATTTGCTGTATACAGTTGCTAAAGAGAGACATTTTGTtacccctttctttttaaaaaaattttttttcaacatttttttatttttgggacagagagagacagagcatgaacgggggaggggcagagagagagggagacacagaatcggaaacaggctccaggctctgagccatcagcccagagcctgacgcggggctcgaacccacggaccgcgagatcgtgacctggctgaagtcggacgcttaaccgactgcgccacccaggcgccccagttaccCCTTTCTTAAGAGCATCATGAGAAcacatttctcaaaatgaaagacatcaaaaaattttatgagctgtatttattatatttttaaagagtcacaTAACTTGAGTCATCTTTAAGCTATGACTCACTGTATTCATGCATTGTCACGTAAGGCATTGATCATTACCTGAAAAAGCCTTACCTAGAGATTCTTGCTcgtcttgtttttaaaaagtgccagtGCCCAGAAAACCACGACAGAAGAGTATCAGTACATGACTTTTTAATGGCTTTTTGCCCAGACTTTATAATGTCTTCCTATTCAATGTACACATCACTTGACTGAAAAATCAACAGCCGGAAAAATCAGACTAGAAGGTACTACTGAgcagtctacttttttttttttttttttaacatgaagacAGGAAAGCTCAGGAACAGAGATCACAGGCTTCTGTGGATACTGTAGACAACATACATACCTTCCTACACAAATGAAATGGGTTGTCTGTTAAACAAATTCTTTAGAAATCAAAATTTCTTTCATGTTCTATTCAAGAGGTAGGCACACACAACTGAGGCAATGCAGCCTCAGTTAAGATGTAACCATCATTGAAAATTCTGCTTTcatagctctttctgcccatgggtcctgtccccatgctttaataaaatcacctttttgcaccaaaaaaaaaaaaaaaaaaaaaaaaaagaagaaaagaaaaagaaaaaagaaagaaaaagaaaaaaattctgctttCATATCTCTGTTATTAACATGAGCTGAAAATGGAGAGGGTTCTAAGAACAATCTCAAGTACAAAAATGCACTCCATCATCTAAAGAAGAGTACATAAAATCCTTGTGAAAACATTAGTATTTCAAAGCTTTGTATCTGAAAAGTTCAAGTACTTGTTCATCCTCTAAGCCAAAATAGATGGAGAGGTATTTTTTGGCCACTATAATTTTACGAGTTCTGAGAAAAGACACTCAAAATATTTGAGGATTCAAAACTTTACTAAAAACTTACAACCTATATAATCAAGCAAAGGACAGCATTCCATGGGAGAAAAACAAGCTACAAATGGTCATGATGAGGGATTCCAACCGTCACTAATGCACGAGGGATATGGctgaaggggaaagaaagttCTCTGCTTATTTACAAACCTGGGTAGAAAATTCTTCTTTCAGTTCCAAGCTGTGGCTGATGCTTCAGCTCGAAGATGGgaatactaacactttatctacTTAAATAcaagaaattgtttttctttcaatttgaatgattctatttttatttgtaaaaaatcatttataagaaaacagaagcacaagTAAGAAGAGATGAACAGTAACTGAACACACATACTAAAATCGTATTCACTGATTCAGGGAATAATTGGAATACAGCTATTTACTTCTggaatcttgaaaacaaaatagttttatCAACAGTGAGTCTTCTTTgttaaaggagagaaaacatcAGAAAGTCTGCTAATTATGTGTGTGCCTCTGGGAAATAAGTGCAATTACTACTGATAAAGGAAAAGGGTAGGCGGATCAAGGCTATAAATCTAACCATAGGGCTCCCTATGAAGGAATGCAACTTAACACCCAAGGGGGAACAAACCCGCCTTACCAGATTAAAGACCGGAGGGCAGGAGAGGAATATGAACTGTCCTAACAGTAACACCACTGGCATTCAAAAACAGTTATTGGTAAAAATCCCGATTTCATAAAAGTGGCAATTATCTTcttcatttaagttttctttaagaTTCTGTTCCCAAATCCTTTCCCAAGGTATCAAGCTATATGAGTCTTTTTCCTATGAAAATACAGTAAGTAATAAATTTCTATGTTTCGAGCAGAACTTGAATAACAATAATACTGTTTCCAGTACTCCTTGGAGACAAAGAAACTCATTTCTACAGTGATTTTAGTACATGACATGGCCcacagcaggaaaagaaaaagtggttCTAATTCTAAGAATGCATAGGTATTAAGATGTGAGAAAACATTTtacaaggaaaattttaaaactcaaaaaggCATTTCCAAAGAATTCCCTGCCTTCAGAAAAAGACAACCTATAATCAGAGAATCTCAGAATTATAAAGGAGGACAAAATCCATTTGACCAAGTGTCTCTCAACTGTGATACAACTGACATTTTGATTCTGGGCTGGATAATCCTTTGtttgggggcaggagtggggacGCTGTATATCAGATGAACAACAGTCAGTATCGGACAGACAACACTAGTGGTAGAGGAATGGAGTTATTAAATGGATTAGTATATTCAAGGACTCAGTTTTCCAAGAGAGGATGGGAGCCAATAGAGATCAAGCTAGAGGTAAGCAGTATCAACACAGATCTTGTATGTTGGGTTCTCATCCTTTTACACTACAGGTGCCATGACTTTATCCTATTTGCAGGTGGCAGACATGGAAGGGTTTGAAGCTGGGGTAACATAATCAGATTTGGGTTTCAGTTCTCCACCATCTCTCCGAGAAGACATGTAACACACGATGCTCACAACTGACACGGACCCATTGCACCTTTCTTGCACATACTCAAGAAGA is a genomic window of Acinonyx jubatus isolate Ajub_Pintada_27869175 chromosome B4, VMU_Ajub_asm_v1.0, whole genome shotgun sequence containing:
- the SLC25A17 gene encoding peroxisomal membrane protein PMP34 isoform X2; this translates as MASVLSYESLVHAVAGAVGSVTAMTVFFPLDTARLRLQGVVNVLLTTPLWVVNTRLKLQGAKFRNEDIVPTNYKGIIDAFHQIIRDEGILALWNGTFPSLLLVFNPAIQFMFYEGLKRQLLKKRMKLSSLDVFIIGAISKAIATTVTYPMQTVQSILRFGHHRLNPENRTLGSLRNVLYLLHQRVKRFGIMGLYKGLEAKLLQTVLTAALMFLVYEKLTAATFTVMGLKNVRKR